From a region of the Lactuca sativa cultivar Salinas chromosome 4, Lsat_Salinas_v11, whole genome shotgun sequence genome:
- the LOC128133685 gene encoding uncharacterized protein LOC128133685, producing MDFSNAFNLVDRSALLHEVILRCPSISLWVEFLYGQATRLYLDNTHIWSTTGVQQGDPLGPLLFALVLHPLLHNISNNCKLLLHAWYLDDGTLIGDSEEVAKALDIITVIGPKLGLQLNIKKTELFWPSCDGRKLREGLFPADIGRPHLGVKLLGGAVSRDASFISSLAIKRAENSVNLIRLLPQLSDPQSELLLLRSSMGIAKLFFGLRTCQPVHMEETTLFFDNGLRGAIEDIVVCGGPLFGDIQWHIASLPIRFGGLGLYLAVEATSYAFVASRAQTWVLQDHILRDSGIYGMNSDYDGALASLRNKLPDSDLSSFTTKDTAPLNPRVRWRVPFFVKLSKIWKFIST from the coding sequence ATGGATTTCTCTAATGCCTTTAACCTTGTCGATAGATCTGCATTGCTTCATGAGGTCATATTGAGATGTCCTTCTATATCCTTGTGGGTAGAATTCCTCTATGGTCAAGCAACAAGGTTGTATCTAGACAACACGCATATTTGGTCCACTACTGGGGTTCAGCAAGGAGACCCCTTGGGACCACTTCTCTTTGCTCTTGTGTTACACCCGCTTTTGCATAATATTAGCAACAATTGCAAGCTTCTTCTCCATGCATGGTACCTTGATGATGGCACACTTATTGGAGATTCGGAGGAGGTGGCCAAAGCGTTGGACATCATTACAGTGATTGGCCCAAAATTGGGCCTTCAActgaatatcaagaaaaccgaACTCTTTTGGCCCTCGTGTGACGGTAGGAAGCTACGTGAGGGGCTATTCCCGGCTGACATCGGGAGGCCACATTTGGGGGTGAAACTTCTTGGGGGAGCTGTTAGTAGAGATGCTAGTTTCATTAGCAGCTTAGCCATAAAGAGAGCCGAAAACTCTGTGAATTTGATACGCCTTCTTCCTCAATTGTCTGACCCTCAGAGTGAGCTCCTTCTGCTTCGGTCTAGTATGGGTATTGCTAAGCTTTTCTTTGGGCTGAGGACGTGTCAACCCGTTCACATGGAGGAGACGACACTATTCTTTGACAATGGGTTGCGTGGGGCCATTGAGGACATTGTGGTCTGTGGTGGCCCTTTATTTGGTGACATACAATGGCACATTGCTTCCTTACCCATCAGGTTTGGTGGTTTGGGTTTATACTTGGCAGTAGAGGCTACTTCATATGCTTTTGTTGCCTCAAGGGCCCAAACTTGGGTAttgcaagaccacatcttacgagATAGTGGCATATATGGTATGAATTCTGATTATGATGGTGCCTTGGCTTCTCTTCGTAACAAGCTTCCAGATTCTGACCTTAGCAGttttactactaaagacaccgCCCCCCTAAATCCCAGAGTACGCTGGCGAGTGCCCTTTTTCgtaaaattgtccaagatatggaagttcATCTCGACATGA